The sequence below is a genomic window from Brevibacillus agri.
CGCCGGAAATACGAGTTCGGATCGGAAAATGCCGTCTGGCGCAGCAGCTTGAACCGCTCCACGTACCATTGCAAAATATCTTTTTCCTCGGCGTGCACGTAAATCGAAAAATCGAAAAAGTCGGAGACGATCACCTCGGAAATATGCGGCTCGTCGCCTTTTGGCGGCTGGAGCACGTTCAAGCCTTCCACGATCAGGATGTCGGGCTGGCGGACAGTCTGCCATTCCCCTGGCACGATGTCATAGACGAGGTGGGAGTAGACCGGGGCCTTGACCTCGGGAAGACCGGACTTCACATCGGCCAAAAAGTTGATAAAGCGGCGCAGGTCGTAGCTTTCCGGGAAGCCTTTGCGCTTCATGATCCCCCGTTCTTCCAAGACGCGGTTCGGATACAAAAAGCCGTCCGTCGTCACCAGATCGACCTTGGGATGATTCGGCCAGCGCGACAAAAGCGTCTGCAAAATACGCGCTGTCGTGCTTTTTC
It includes:
- the coaA gene encoding type I pantothenate kinase; this encodes MASPYVTFNREQWRALRASTPLTISDEELACLQGLNENISMTEVTDIYLPLSRLLNLYVGGMQELYQATHTFLGNQDGKVPFIIGIAGSVAVGKSTTARILQTLLSRWPNHPKVDLVTTDGFLYPNRVLEERGIMKRKGFPESYDLRRFINFLADVKSGLPEVKAPVYSHLVYDIVPGEWQTVRQPDILIVEGLNVLQPPKGDEPHISEVIVSDFFDFSIYVHAEEKDILQWYVERFKLLRQTAFSDPNSYFRRYASLSDEEATEVATGIWTEINGANLVQNILPTRVRAQLILNKGQDHMVQSVKLRKL